The sequence below is a genomic window from Zonotrichia leucophrys gambelii isolate GWCS_2022_RI chromosome 26, RI_Zleu_2.0, whole genome shotgun sequence.
AGGCAGCCAATGTAGTGGTAGTGACCACTTGAGGTAGTGACAGTCTTGAGGTAGTGACCAATGAAGTTAATGTCCAGTGATCAGCCATGGCTTGTAATATACAGTCCATGCAAACAAAAACCTGATAATAAATCAGGTTTCTTTCTGTTGTATGTAGTTCAttgttcagaaatattttacaaggGATAGTAGGAAGATGAATTAAGAATATACAGCTGGCTACTCCCTCTTCACCTCCTTTGCAGGAGGTTCTATTCAAGGACATTTTTCATGGTTGATTCTTAACTCATTGCCATTCCCAGTAAATTCTTTTTATCTCAGTTTGGGATTGGAGAATGTGAGAGGAGCAGCTTGTAGACTTTTTAATGAGAGTGCTAAATTGGGGAATATTATTCCTTGACCATGACGGGGGATGCAGCCAAGACAGCTGACGCCCACTGACCATGGCATACCCCAGACAATGAGTAGTGTCCTGCTTGAAGTATAAACctgggggaagaagaaggaaggagggggacatttggagtgatggggTTTGTCTTCCTGAACCACAGCTAATGTGGTGGAGCCTGGtttcctggaggtggctgaacaTCTTCCTGCTGATGGGAAGGAGTGTTTCcctctttattttgctttttcttgcatgtgtggctttttctttcctcattaaTCTGCCTGTATCCCAACCCAAAAGTTTTCTAACTTTTACTTTTCCCATCCCACCAGGGTGGGAGAGATTGAGTAACTTATCAGActgctggggttaaaccatgacactcACACAAGGGAACTACAGCCATGACATTTGGAATAATATTCAACTGAGGATTTCTGGAGTGTCTGGGGAAAACATATGCCCCGGCCTTGAAGGATCAGTGAAATAGGTACCGGCACCTTCCAGGAATTTTGGAGTTGTTTTGGACTTTGTTTTGGAGTTTGGCCCACTTCCTTATTGGCTTCTTACTGTAAAGACTGCCCAGACTTCCCAGATATGCTTGCTCAACCGGCTGATCCCTCCCCCTGGGAGCACGAATAAAAGGCTGCCATTGCCAGCAGtcctggcagccaggcaggtCAAGCTGCTTTGGCGCATCTTGCTGTGGACTGCAAGATGAGCAAGTCAATGATCTTCCttggttttcttcttgttttccttagcctggctctgccaggcacccagggaaaaataattcccaGATGTGAGATGGTGAAGATCCTACGTCGGAATGGCTTTCAGGGCTTTGAGGGCACAACTGTTGCTGACTGTGAGTATAATGAGCTGCCACAGCACCTCTCTGCCTGTACCACCTTTGTCTCTCTCAACTTCTTTTTGATCTTCCAGCACTATTCTGTCCCTCCATTTCTTTGACTTcatattttcctcctccccttccttgcTCCCTTCTATAGTTCACACAGCAAATATCCATCTAGAGCTTTGTCCTTCCAAGAATTTACCCATCCAATTCTCAAAGTTATGATATCACCACTTTAATTACTCCTCCAGCACTTCATTCATCCTGGATACTTTCATATGTTTCCTCTTATTTACCCTCAGCATTCCTTAATGTTCTCCTCTGGGatctctcttcctcctgcagggatgtgcctgGTGAAATATGAGAGTGATTATAACACAAAAGCATACAATAACAATGGTCCAAGCAGGGACTATGGCATCTTCCAGATCAACAGCAAGTACTGGTGCAATGATGGCAGGACCCCTGGCTCCAAGAATGCCTGCCACATCAGTTGCTCAAGTAAGTGGTAGGACAGAACAAAGAACCTTTATTTGTTCATTCCATGAAAGCACCTGCTGTGTCCATGACACCTGCcaacagctgctgtgggcattTCTGTCTGTGTTTCCTCCATCCATCTTCTCAGTGTCCCACCCACCCTTCCTTCCTGATGGACTCCTTTCCATCTGCCagtctgtccctgctctccctctgtcctgctTTCCTCCACACTGAtgttttctcccttctccccagaACTGCAAGATGATAACATTGACGATGACATTCAGTGTGCCAAGAAGATTGCCCGGGAGGCTcatggcctcagcccctggTAAGGATATTTGCAGTTGACACTGGGGCAAAACAGATCAAAGCCAGTCCTGCTACTGACTGAGGGAGGCAGGGGGATCAATGGATGGGAagctggatttggggcagtttagCACAGTCCTTCTCCTAAAGCTGAAAGGAGAAGATAGGAATCCTGCCTTGCAGCATCTCCCCTGaatttccctcctctcccagagctctcctttttgttctcttccccttctctcaGCTCACTTAGATTGAGCTCCATTTATTAATTAtacaaataatttccatttatttgtAACTTTCAGAGGGATCATTGAGAGTCTTCACCCAAGACTCTCAAAGATTACCCAACTCTGTTGTCATAACCAATTCAATCATAACCTAACTCCTCAAATTAcagaatgtgtttgttttttcaggTATGGCTGGAAAAACCATTGCCAGGGCAGAGACCTGAGTTCCTTTGTCAGGGGCTGCTAAATCACTGCACAGATATTGATTGTTTCCTCAAGACCACCAGAGATGGAGAATGACAGCATTTGGAGAGAGGGCCAGGGAAATGCATGGGTGTGGGGAATTAAATGCAGTATATTACTGAGTGGGTACTGGCTAGTGCTAACTCCGGAGGTTTTCACACTGCTGCAATGCAAACAGAGAGCTTACAGCTCACAGCTTAATAAAAACAGGCATAGCAATAAGCCACTACAGAATTTCAGCCTTGATTTACTTGCATAATCCTGACTCAAGATTTTGTTACCCTAACAGGGTTTAGCAACATTTAGAGTTCGTCTCtccttttgcttctttctctgttctccttcacccctcccttcctcctctccttcccctttatttttttgcccATTCTTATTGGAGTGTCTGTAGTGaggaaatacaaaaatttcATTAACATTGTGTAAGATGTGCAGAATTATGTTGTGTTATGACCAAGACAGTCACTGATTGAGACAGaccagggacagagagagaaaactaTGCTGAAACACGACATTGCTCCTTAAATTTATCTGAGCATCTGCCCCTGGCTGGTATGAGGGATAGGCACTGAAACATTTGGGCATCTGGCCTGAGGGAATACAGCATTTCTTATCATTTTTTGAGGAAGTCAATCAAACACAGCCTAGAGTGCAGGCAGCATCTCTGTGAGGAAATGATGGGTTGGAAAGGCTGTTagggaaaggaaatgttttgctgTTTAGTTTACAAGTCCTTTTTCCAAATGAAAGCTGGATTCAGAAACAGTGCATGAATGAAAGGTGCTAACACTGAAAAAACATGTTTACTGCTTCAtgtgctttctgctgctgctacGGGAGCAATGACTTCTTTGGTGCTTATGAAATAAAGGGATGCTTAAACTCATGTCTTGTGTGACTGTATAAACCAATCATTAAAGGCATGTTTGTTTAGATGGCTGCATCTTAAATAAAAAAGCTCAAAGTAAGCCTTGTCTGAAgtccttcttccccttttccccagtgTTGGAAGttagaatttttcctttttattttctctcactcatggattttttttcctgtttgttgcCTAAGAGATGGGAGCACAGATTGTCCTGGGGTAACTCAAACTGAGACACAGATATTCAAGAGAGACAAAAGATGTGGACAAAGTGGCCAGGGAAGGGGTGAAGTTTGCAGTCTCTTAGCTGAGGGGTTTCTCTTGGGAAGGGCAAGGATGCTGGAAGATTTTGGCTGGGGGATTGGGGTGAAGCtcagctctctcctgctctgtctTGGGATCACAGTGGAGACAGGTGAGGTTTTGGTGCTGGATTTGCTGCCCAGAGGATTTGCTGCCTCTGTGCAAATTTTTTCCTGCACTGCTTCTCCTACTGTGGGTGAGACTTTGTTTGCAAGAACTGGGACCTTTCCAACACCCAGCCTCACTGGGAAGGTGACCCCAACCCTATCTCCCTTAGTGTGATATAtgctataaaataatttgtgctAAAGGAAGTGAAAACCACAGCATTTTGTGTACAAAGCCAGTGTTGGGCAACAAGCAATAAAAGGCTTGTTGCAGTAACAGGCTAGGTGATAAGAATGGAGATTGCAACACCAGGAGGactctgtccccagggatggatATTTCAAGGTATTTCTTTCTGTCTGACAAGACCCCAGCAGGAGGTATTTGATAGGCATCATGAGAAGTTTGTCCCAGAAAGTTTTCACCTGACAGGATTCCAGGAATTATCCACCGGTTCTGGGAAATGTagcagcaagaaagaaaaaactattATAATAAGCTAAAGAAAAGCCCCTTCAAGAGCCCAAAAGACTGTATGAAATAGACCCCTTAGAAATGACATTTTGGAGACCCACAGGGACTTTGGTGCGATAGAGGCCAAATCCTGAGTATCCCCGACCCTGATCGCTCAGAGTCGAAGTTGCTTGTGGCTTTTTCCAAATTGATACTttgattttcaaataaatttcctTAATTATTAAATTGGAGTATTCCTTATAACACTTAACATCTCCTGGTTCCGTGTGGCAGCTGTTTGCGAAGCCTGTCTGCCGCTGCCCAGCCCCGCTGTTTCCCGCCGTTCCTCTGGGCTTTTTCCCTACACTTTAACCCAGCATTCCGTGCCTTCCGGGACACCTGCGGCTCAGCTACAGCTCAGAGTTTCTGCCTCATTTCATTTGCCATCCCGGGTGTGCCTCTGCCGCTCCAGCCGCAGCTCCGAGGCTCCCGATACAGCTCCTCTGGCCACCCTGAGGGCACCGGGCCCGGCTGTGCCGTGGGTGTGAGGGATCCCCTTCTCCATCTCTGCTGCCACCGTGAGGGGCACCGTGCCCGGCTGCTCTGTTGTGTGAGGGAGCCCCATCTCCATCTGACCCACCACCCTGAGGGGCACCGGGCCCGGCTGCCCCGTTGGTGTGTGAGGGAGCCCCTTCTCCATATCCCCCATCATCCTGAGGGGCACCGGGCCTTGCCCTGTGGGTTTGTGAGGGAGCCCCTTCTCCATGTTCCTTTCCACCCTGAGGGGCACCGGGCCTGGCTGTcctgtgggtttgtttgtgaGGAAGCCCCTTCTGCCTCTCCCCTGTCCACCATCACTGCCTGAGGGAgatgagctggggctgggactgggattgggactgggactggTTTTGTGGGGCtagaactgggaatgggattgtgggactgggactgggactgggattgggactgggactgggattgggaatgggactgggactgggactgggaatgggggtggGACTGGGACTGGCACTAGGTTTGTGGGGCTGGGACTGACAGATTGTGGGTCTGGGTCTGTGGGGCTGGGTCAGTGGGTCTGGGTCACTGGGGCTGTAGTTCTGGGGCTGTAGGTCTGTGGTGCTGGGTCACTGGGTCAGTCAGTGATTCTGGGTCACTGGGTCTGAAGTTCTGGCTGTCACTGAGTCTGTGGTTCTGGATCTGTGGTTCTGGGTCACTGGGTCTGCAGTTCTGGCTGTCACTGAGTCTGTGGTTCTGGATCTGTGGTTCTAGGTCAGTGGGTCTGTGGTTCTGGGTCACTGGGTCTGTAGTTCTGGCTGTCACTGGGTCTGTGGTTCTCTTTGTTGTTGCTGCCAGCATTTAGCCAGTGAAAACCCATCACAGGCTTGAACCAGAAGGGGGAATTACCTCATCACCTGTGCTTCTAATTGGGAATTCTAGTCAATTATGATAATTTGCTAAACTTAGAAAACTGTGTTCACCCCGTGGGAGGTGGGCTTTTATGGATATTTTCTCATAACTGCCCCCGAAGGACTCCAATAAAGACCAGCTTTTTATTACCTCCTCAACTAATATTATCTCAAAAGTGTGTGTTTTTCATTTATAGGTTCTTAAAGAATCCCCTTGACTGTACCAGTTGAGTGGTAAAGTGTCCCTGATACTCCAGTACACATGTACTGGAGCATGGTAAAGATGAGAATAATTCTGACTGCAACAGGATGCtgattctttgctgcttttctctgccaaggtcaggattaaatgtgtgagatggtATTTCTTGTttggactcagatgtttattacttcttatctctgtcacagtcccacaaaccctgagttctaCAGCACTTCACTCTAACAGACTAAAAAAGGAGCCCTGTCTTTGTCtctctacaaggccttttaaggataaactgtccaattaagaaatgacacctaaattattttttcttttaacccaataaccatCCACTCACAACCAAGCCCACAATGTGGacttttttcttgttctcttgggggtcagtgcctgtcagcacagaatgtctgaaattctcagcatccagggttccAACAGCAGGAGTCTTCAGTGAGCAACCAAGATGGATAACAAAGGATAACAAAGGATAACTGCTAACAGTTAGAACTGTTAGCCTTGGTAAATAATTTACCTGAGTTCTAACTTGAGTAGAATGGTACCATTGTTCCCAACTTGGGTTATGGCCAGGATGAAAACTTGGAATTGATAGGAAAGATGTGATAGGAAAGAGAATTTAGTCATTACTTTATTCTGGCCAGGATGtgcaacagaaattatttcatacaCGCATGTCCAGGTTGTGCAGTGAGATTCATTCTGTCACACATGCCTCTTTAGCAGATTTTCACATATTTATACGTACAAAGCCCCAAAGAAATCCTTGTTCATTGGTCTTAAATGACACAATTCTTAGTATTTGATCTCCTATAGGTTGTTGATCCCTTTGCCTTCAAGGCTGATTTGTTCTTCATTCTTTTGTTCCCTTATCAATCCCCCACCCCTGACACCCCTCAAGGTGCAATCCCCACCTTTGAGAATCATTGAGGGATGTGACACATTTCACTGAATCTAAGGGGAATTTTTGACAGGTTCCTCTGCACAGATCAGTACAGATGTGCACATCTCTGAATGTGCGTGATTTGATTCTGCTATGAATGCTTTTTATCATGAGGCTATTACTGTCACTGTTAAAGCGTAAAAAATGCTATTGAAAGTTTAATTGTTAAATCAGTCCATGATTGAGTGCTGCTAAACCCTTTTGCATCATTATCTTTTTTGTACTCCCACCCTTTTTCATCCTCAGTAAATGTAAAATCCCCTCCATGTAAATTATCCTAAATGAATTCCAGTCTGGTTTTCCTACACATACTTCAGCCACGTAGCCAGCAACAGGCTGGACATCATAATTCAACTCCCTTAAGTTGCATTTTCacaaatttacattaaaatctGCTTTCACCAGTACCTTTGAGTGCTCTTGGTGACACCAGCTGGCACATATGACTATACACACGTGTACATACAGATACATGGACATACCCATGGGAGAAAGGATACTCACttccaaaaattttaaaaggtttattaaaaccttatcaaaaatataACAGAAGACTGAATGGAGAAAATATTACAGCGCTGGGAGCAAAGGATTTTTCCCATCATGTGCTCACCCACACAATGgaggttttgccttttaacCGTTTATCCACTCCCAAATTTCTCTCCATCTGTTCCATCCTTCtttgctgtccagtggtggaggtAATTTCCTTAAATCTTGATTAGAGGTCAGCTGTTGCCATAGTAACGAgccaaccctcccaaatgtcccaaacaCAGGTCACCCCTGATAACAATACAAGGGGAGGTgtaaaacataaatataaaactTCTCTGAGCATATTTACATAACATTTGCCTTTAATTGTGGAAGTCACCCATGGCATTCCTCGCctatcacacacacacacacacgcgcgTGTCTGGCCACAGAGGTGAGGACAGGAGCACCAGCGGCACCAAagccccatcctgctcccctctggGTAATCATGCCTCAGTCCTTGGGTGGAgaaacacagacagacacacagacacacgaGCGGTTCCATGTGCACACAcggctgcagagccagcccagcacctcTGCCTGCCCGGCCGCTCTCCCAGAATCTCCCCAGCTGCGGGCACTCGCTGTCCCCTCGCCTCGCACCCAGAGGCGGCCCGAGGCGCTGCTCCGCTCCGGGAGCGAGTCCCCGTGCGGGGACGGAACCGCTCGGTACCGCAGCAGCTCCGGGACCGGGAGCGGGCGGAGCTGCGGGGCCGGAGAGGGGCGGGAGTGGGGCCGCCAGCGGCGGCGGGCGAGCGGCACAACGGGCCGGGGAGCAGCTTTTGGCTCGgcacggctcggctcggctcggtaCGGCACGGCACGGCGGCAGGAGATGCACCTGCGGGAGTCAGATCCCCATCCTAGCCCTTTTCTCTGGGACCCTCCCCAGGCCGTGCCCGTGCGGTAATGGAGCGGGAGAGGGACAGTGCAAGCTCAGAAGtgtgtgaggaagaggagaacgGCTGTGAGGAGGTTCCACGAGGAAGGAGTCTCTCGCTGCCGGGCAGGTAGGGAGCAGCTCCATCGGGCAGAGCgctgtccctgggtgctggAGCCATCCCGGCTCGGGTTTGGTGCCCTGTGCCAATCAGAAATTAGAAAACCTGACAGAAGGCTCACACAGTGTGCACCTGTATGCAAAccttgagataagaaatgctgactgAGAAATGCCATGGAGTAggacagacattgctgagagagaaatggaactaGGAACAAGTTTCAAAGGCTGGCCTTACAAATAAGACTAAATACTagaaatagaactatgaaagATGCATTCTGTTAAGACCCACGAGGGATAATTTCAGATGATTGGCTTTAAAGCATTTACAGTATAGTGCAGCTaaagctgataggccaagaaatGCTTATAAtgtattgtaattaggaaatagttggcttctgattgtgatgg
It includes:
- the LYZ gene encoding lysozyme C; the encoded protein is MSKSMIFLGFLLVFLSLALPGTQGKIIPRCEMVKILRRNGFQGFEGTTVADWMCLVKYESDYNTKAYNNNGPSRDYGIFQINSKYWCNDGRTPGSKNACHISCSKLQDDNIDDDIQCAKKIAREAHGLSPWYGWKNHCQGRDLSSFVRGC